One genomic window of Halobellus limi includes the following:
- the aglJ gene encoding S-layer glycoprotein N-glycosyltransferase AglJ has protein sequence MPSLDDVTVLVPTYDEAETIGQVIDDFREAGFDDVLVVDGGSDDDTDDIAAEHGARVVYQTGSGKGQAVREGVREHVDREYVLMLDGDATYRAADAEAMLEPLFEGEAEHVIGDRFADMREGAMTRFNKLGNRLINRGFAYVHGEEFGDILSGYRAFTRESFRRMTLSSDGFGIETEMAVECAKRGIETTVVPITYLPRPSGSDTNLRPIRDGGIIFLELYRRAKTNNPLFYFGSLGVMSTVAGLVIAVYVGIEWVTVNVSHEVLAVVSAFGIIVGVQLLMFGVLADLILTLHRDTLQKIDEET, from the coding sequence ATGCCTTCGCTCGACGACGTCACCGTCCTCGTGCCCACCTACGACGAGGCCGAGACGATCGGTCAGGTCATCGACGACTTCCGCGAGGCCGGGTTCGACGACGTCCTCGTCGTCGACGGCGGCTCCGACGACGACACCGACGACATCGCCGCCGAGCACGGCGCGCGCGTCGTCTACCAGACCGGATCCGGCAAGGGCCAGGCCGTCCGCGAGGGCGTGCGCGAACACGTCGACCGCGAGTACGTGCTGATGCTCGACGGCGACGCGACCTACCGGGCCGCCGACGCCGAGGCGATGCTCGAACCGCTCTTCGAGGGCGAGGCCGAGCACGTCATCGGCGACCGCTTCGCGGACATGCGCGAGGGCGCGATGACGCGCTTCAACAAGCTCGGAAACCGCCTGATCAACCGCGGGTTCGCGTACGTCCACGGCGAGGAGTTCGGCGACATCCTCTCGGGCTACCGCGCGTTCACGCGCGAGTCGTTCCGTCGGATGACCCTCTCTTCGGACGGGTTCGGCATCGAGACCGAGATGGCCGTCGAGTGTGCGAAGCGCGGGATCGAGACGACGGTCGTCCCGATCACGTACCTGCCGCGGCCCTCCGGGTCGGACACCAACCTCCGGCCGATCCGCGACGGCGGGATCATCTTCCTCGAACTGTACCGCCGCGCGAAGACCAACAACCCGCTCTTTTACTTCGGCAGTCTCGGCGTGATGTCGACCGTCGCCGGCCTCGTCATCGCCGTCTACGTCGGGATCGAGTGGGTCACCGTGAACGTCTCCCACGAGGTGCTCGCGGTCGTCTCCGCGTTCGGGATCATCGTCGGCGTCCAACTGCTGATGTTCGGCGTGTTGGCCGATCTGATCCTGACGCTGCACCGGGACACGCTGCAGAAGATCGACGAGGAGACCTGA
- a CDS encoding DUF5789 family protein, with the protein MAVRPPQQGGDDPDSLEFGIAALTPYLSETDLSFPATTDEIVRELNDPAIPYDANGNSVALSEALAAVGPSQFDSKRELLDALHPVFEEYRASGGGIFSQLRALLPF; encoded by the coding sequence ATGGCTGTCAGACCACCGCAGCAGGGCGGCGACGACCCCGACTCCCTGGAGTTCGGCATCGCGGCGCTCACCCCTTATCTCTCGGAGACCGATCTCTCGTTTCCCGCGACGACCGACGAGATCGTCCGCGAACTCAACGATCCCGCGATCCCCTACGACGCCAACGGCAATTCGGTCGCGCTCTCGGAGGCGCTCGCCGCGGTCGGCCCGAGCCAGTTCGACAGCAAGCGGGAACTACTCGACGCGCTGCACCCCGTCTTCGAGGAGTACCGCGCCTCCGGTGGCGGGATCTTCTCACAGCTGCGGGCGCTTCTCCCCTTCTAA
- a CDS encoding ribbon-helix-helix domain-containing protein produces the protein MTEYTTVSIPKDLAERVDETIEGTSFSSTSDLVRFLLRSIVIQYQREGELTEAEFEDIAEQLTDLGYLDR, from the coding sequence ATGACCGAGTACACGACCGTCTCGATCCCGAAGGACCTCGCCGAGCGGGTCGACGAGACCATCGAGGGGACCAGCTTTTCGAGCACCAGCGACCTCGTGCGCTTCCTCCTGCGGAGCATCGTCATCCAGTACCAGCGCGAGGGCGAACTGACGGAAGCGGAGTTCGAGGACATCGCCGAACAGCTCACGGACCTGGGGTACCTGGATCGGTAG
- a CDS encoding DUF4336 domain-containing protein translates to MPMKGGDGDGYREIDRWERGVGWIAHPGETMQRASHALVGDDGGLWVVDPVDAPDLDALLAEFGDVAGVVVGLDRHKRDSAALARRYDVPVYVPQWMTGVAAELDAPVERFGSELADSGYESFRIRDSDLPPWQEVGLYHPEEGTLLVPEAVGTVSYFCAPGERLGVHPMLRPVPPRRALSGYDPERVLVGHGAGVSTDAGAALRDALDNARSNLPGAYGRALRELLS, encoded by the coding sequence ATGCCGATGAAGGGCGGCGACGGCGACGGGTACCGCGAGATCGACCGGTGGGAGCGAGGCGTCGGCTGGATCGCCCATCCGGGAGAGACGATGCAACGAGCCAGCCACGCGCTCGTCGGCGACGACGGCGGCCTCTGGGTGGTGGATCCGGTGGACGCGCCCGACCTCGACGCGCTGCTCGCGGAGTTCGGCGACGTCGCGGGCGTCGTCGTCGGCCTGGACCGACACAAACGCGACTCGGCGGCGCTCGCGAGGCGGTACGACGTCCCGGTCTACGTTCCGCAGTGGATGACCGGCGTGGCGGCGGAACTCGACGCGCCGGTCGAGCGCTTCGGGAGCGAATTGGCCGATTCGGGCTACGAGTCCTTCCGGATCCGCGACTCCGACCTCCCGCCGTGGCAGGAGGTCGGCCTGTATCACCCCGAGGAGGGAACGCTCCTGGTTCCGGAGGCGGTCGGCACCGTCTCGTACTTCTGTGCGCCCGGCGAACGCCTCGGCGTCCATCCGATGCTGCGTCCGGTCCCGCCCCGGCGCGCGCTCTCGGGGTACGATCCCGAACGGGTCCTCGTCGGCCACGGCGCGGGCGTGTCCACCGATGCGGGAGCCGCGCTCCGGGACGCACTCGACAACGCGCGGTCGAACCTGCCGGGAGCCTACGGGCGGGCGCTCAGGGAGTTGCTGTCGTAG
- a CDS encoding DUF502 domain-containing protein, with protein sequence MSDARSDVPSMGRVRRSMYDVVREAFISGLAVVVPLVITVAVFLFLFNAVYGYLNLFSEAIVALPVVSLIPEVLNVSPATVVEAAAPVVVFGAVLGIGLVVNSSRYGERAVEYFDYVMVQIPGIGSVYESFRRMSDVVLESDAENFREVKLVEFPHEGAYTIGFVTTETPEVLRSAAGHEEMYTLFLPLAPNPVMGGHLVHLPESRVMDVEMSVEEGVQAIVTSGVAMTGRGDDGLSPEELNSLSPGEVGTAERDAGSASESGSEPDRRTGAAGDGDEPADRYDDRIDPEHAETPADLVRRARSDETDRGDGG encoded by the coding sequence ATGTCTGATGCACGCTCTGACGTCCCTTCGATGGGTCGGGTCCGACGCTCGATGTACGATGTCGTCCGCGAGGCGTTCATCTCCGGGCTCGCCGTCGTCGTCCCGCTCGTGATCACGGTCGCCGTCTTCCTCTTCCTGTTCAACGCGGTCTACGGGTATCTGAACCTGTTCTCGGAGGCCATCGTCGCGCTCCCGGTCGTCTCGCTCATCCCGGAGGTGCTGAACGTGAGTCCCGCGACGGTCGTCGAAGCGGCGGCGCCCGTCGTCGTCTTCGGTGCCGTCCTCGGGATCGGGCTCGTGGTGAACAGCTCGCGGTACGGCGAGCGCGCCGTCGAGTACTTCGACTACGTGATGGTGCAGATCCCGGGGATCGGCTCGGTCTACGAGAGCTTTCGACGGATGAGCGACGTGGTGCTCGAATCCGACGCCGAGAACTTCCGCGAGGTGAAGCTGGTCGAGTTCCCCCACGAGGGCGCCTACACCATCGGCTTCGTGACGACGGAGACGCCGGAGGTGCTGCGGTCGGCGGCGGGCCACGAGGAGATGTACACGCTGTTTCTCCCGCTCGCGCCCAACCCCGTGATGGGCGGACACCTCGTGCACCTCCCCGAGAGCCGGGTGATGGACGTCGAGATGAGCGTCGAGGAGGGCGTCCAGGCGATCGTCACGAGCGGCGTGGCGATGACCGGTCGCGGCGACGACGGGCTCTCGCCGGAGGAGTTGAACTCGCTGTCACCGGGCGAGGTCGGAACCGCCGAGCGCGACGCGGGATCCGCGTCCGAGTCCGGTTCGGAACCCGACCGTCGAACGGGAGCCGCCGGCGACGGCGACGAACCGGCCGACCGGTACGACGACCGGATCGATCCCGAGCACGCCGAGACGCCGGCGGATCTGGTTCGCCGGGCGCGTTCGGACGAAACGGACCGCGGGGACGGCGGCTGA